Below is a window of Acidobacteriota bacterium DNA.
AGATGAAGCTCACCGGGTCCTCGCCCGTCACCGGGTGCATGCCGAAGATGGGCCCCGAGTAGGCCAGGAGGACCGCCGTGGTGATACCCGCGACGGCGCCCGCAGCCACGCCTGCGGGGCGGGCGAAGGGCACGAAGAAGGCGAAGAAGAAGAGCCCGAACATGGGTGTCATCAACAACCCGGAGGTCTTCTTGGCCACCGCATAGATGTTCCCGGGGACGGCGCCCATGTACGAACTCCCCCCCACGATGACGGCGCCGATGACGAAGGCCAGGATCTTGGCCCAGCGCGCCTGCGTCCGGGGATCGGACGGGAACCACCCGAAGCGGTCCAGGAAGTCACGGTTGACGACGGCGGTGATGGAGTTGACTCCGGAATCGATGCTGGACATGGCGGCGGCCAGCATGGCGGCCGCCACCAGGCCCGAGATCCCGGGCGGCAACAGGTGGGCGATGAAGTAGGGAAACAGACTGTCACCATTGCGGACGATGTCCATTCCGGCGGGCAGCATTTCGGGCTGGCTCCGGACCAGCCCCATCAGGGCGAATCCCACAATCCAGAGGACCAGAACGATAGTCACGCCGACGATCTGGTTGACCAGGTAGGCCTGCCGGGCGGCGCGGGCGTCGACGGTGGCCATCAGTCTCTGGATCTTGGTCTGGTCGCCCCCCAGGCCGCAGGTCGCCAGGACGAAGGTGGAGAAGGCCGTGCCCAGGATGCTCATCCGGACGGAAGGGTCGAAGCTGAACAGGGGTTGCTCGTCCCAGTGGGGTTGCCAGGAGGTGGGAAACCAGCCGAAGCCATCCAACCGATGGCTCACCAGTCCGATCACCAGGATGGCGCCTCCCAACATGAAGACGGTCTGGAAACTGTCGGTGATGACAACGGCCCGGAGCCCGCCCAGGGAGGTGTAGGTGACGGCCACCATTCCCGTGATCAGGGTGATCCACGGAATCCAGGATTCGTCCAGGCCCATCATGATGGCCAGTGCGTTGGCGCCCAGAAAGACCAGTAGCGACATCCAGACCAGCCGGAAGACGAGAAACATGGCGGCGCCCAGCATCCGGACTCCCAGACCCAGGCGGGCCTCCAGC
It encodes the following:
- a CDS encoding sodium/solute symporter (Members of the Solute:Sodium Symporter (SSS), TC 2.A.21 as described in tcdb.org, catalyze solute:Na+ symport. Known solutes for members of the family include sugars, amino acids, nucleosides, inositols, vitamins, urea or anions, depending on the system.); translation: MNLFESSGGLAPIDWIIIVLYAAGTILLGSYYTRRQTNLEEYFTGGGRMNPKLIGVSLMATSLSTIAYLAIPGEAIANGPVGLANQLAQPFMFLVVGFVLIPYFMRTRVISAYELLEARLGLGVRMLGAAMFLVFRLVWMSLLVFLGANALAIMMGLDESWIPWITLITGMVAVTYTSLGGLRAVVITDSFQTVFMLGGAILVIGLVSHRLDGFGWFPTSWQPHWDEQPLFSFDPSVRMSILGTAFSTFVLATCGLGGDQTKIQRLMATVDARAARQAYLVNQIVGVTIVLVLWIVGFALMGLVRSQPEMLPAGMDIVRNGDSLFPYFIAHLLPPGISGLVAAAMLAAAMSSIDSGVNSITAVVNRDFLDRFGWFPSDPRTQARWAKILAFVIGAVIVGGSSYMGAVPGNIYAVAKKTSGLLMTPMFGLFFFAFFVPFARPAGVAAGAVAGITTAVLLAYSGPIFGMHPVTGEDPVSFIWIAPGALAVNLAVGLSVSYVLHVRRNRIPRLPDDGSGRNGEN